One Micromonospora lupini DNA segment encodes these proteins:
- a CDS encoding ADP-ribosylglycohydrolase family protein gives MPAIHAASGALFGLAFGDAVGKDIEFTRYDTIVERYGSSGPRQLPIPALVTDDTQMALVVARALIDYGPPPYDTHALTTALRVGFVDWSTLVEGWRAPGTTCMTSCYRLQRSPRTPWQRLTQGRSKGNGANMRVAPVALVPGLSDHDMAGIAQLQAAITHGHPTALAASELTALAVRLAAEGITALDVVDALHKRCQTRRTVYREDVLGDLASWLDPGRQSNWIAFGWDECREAIERLWEALSYADDGGDACAHLGARGGTAEDCLILALYCAVRHPGDPVTAIARACATSGDSDTIAAVTGAIVGATHGLDAWPAGWAERIEYADQLAEIGEIFDAIDLPNT, from the coding sequence ATGCCAGCCATCCACGCAGCCTCCGGAGCGCTGTTCGGCCTCGCCTTCGGCGACGCCGTCGGCAAGGACATCGAGTTCACGCGCTACGACACGATCGTCGAGCGGTACGGGTCCTCAGGCCCGCGCCAGCTGCCCATCCCGGCGCTCGTCACCGACGACACCCAGATGGCCCTCGTGGTCGCCCGCGCCCTCATCGACTACGGCCCACCCCCGTACGACACCCACGCGCTCACCACCGCGCTGCGCGTCGGCTTCGTCGACTGGTCCACCCTCGTCGAGGGCTGGCGAGCCCCCGGAACCACCTGCATGACGTCCTGCTACCGACTGCAGCGGTCGCCCCGCACGCCGTGGCAGCGGCTCACCCAGGGCCGCAGCAAGGGCAACGGCGCGAACATGCGAGTAGCCCCGGTCGCCCTGGTGCCCGGCCTGTCCGACCACGACATGGCCGGCATCGCCCAGCTCCAGGCCGCCATCACCCACGGCCACCCGACGGCCCTCGCCGCCTCCGAACTGACCGCCCTCGCCGTCCGCCTGGCAGCCGAGGGCATCACGGCGCTCGACGTCGTTGACGCCCTGCACAAGCGGTGCCAGACCCGCCGGACCGTTTACCGCGAGGACGTCCTCGGTGACCTCGCCTCCTGGTTGGACCCGGGCCGGCAGTCCAACTGGATCGCGTTCGGCTGGGACGAGTGCCGGGAGGCGATCGAGCGACTGTGGGAGGCCCTGTCCTACGCCGACGACGGCGGCGACGCGTGCGCCCACCTCGGCGCGCGCGGCGGCACCGCCGAGGACTGCCTCATCCTCGCCCTGTACTGCGCCGTCCGGCACCCCGGCGACCCGGTCACGGCGATCGCCCGCGCGTGCGCCACGTCCGGCGACTCCGACACCATCGCCGCCGTCACCGGAGCGATCGTGGGCGCGACGCACGGGCTCGACGCCTGGCCGGCCGGCTGGGCCGAGCGCATCGAGTACGCCGACCAGCTCGCTGAGATCGGCGAGATCTTCGACGCGATCGACCTACCCAACACCTGA